In Piliocolobus tephrosceles isolate RC106 chromosome 10, ASM277652v3, whole genome shotgun sequence, a single window of DNA contains:
- the MBD6 gene encoding methyl-CpG-binding domain protein 6 isoform X1, whose protein sequence is MNGGNESSGADRAGGPVATSVPIGWQRCVREGAVLYISPSGTELSSLEQTRSYLLSDGTCKCGLECPLNVPKVFNFDPLAPVTLGGAGVGPASEEDMTKLCNHRRKAVAMATLYRSMETTCSHSSPGEGASPQMFHTVSPGPPSARPPCRVPPTTPLNGGPGSLPPEPPSASQAFPSLAGPGGLFPPRLPDPVPSGGSSSPRFLPRGNAPSPAPPPPPAISLNAPSYNWGAALRSSLVPSDLGAPPAPHASSSPPLDPPLFHCSDALTPPPLPPSNNLPAHPGPAIQPPVSSATMHLPLVLGPLGGAPTVEGPGAPPFLASSLLSAAAKAQHPPLPPPSTLQGRRPRAPVPSTSHSSSLRPSQRRPRRPPTVFRLLEGRGPQTPRRSRPRAPAPVPQPFSLPEPSQPILPSVLSLLGLPTPGPSHSDGSFNLLGSDAHLPPPPTLSSGSPPQPRHPIQSSLPGTTSGSLSSVPGAPAPPAASKAPVVPSPVLQSPSEGLGMGAGPACPLPPLAGGEAFPFPSPEQGLALSGAGFPGMLGALPLPLSLGQPPPSPLLNHSLFGVLAGGGGQPPPESLLPPPGGPGPPLAPGEPEGPSLLVASLLPPPPSDLLPPPSAPPSNLLASFLPLLALGPTAGDGEGSAEGAGGPSGEPFSGLGDLSPLLFPPLSAPPTLIALNSALLAASLDPPSGTPPQVRIGPCVLSAPQPGPPTSSVTTATTDPGASSLGKAPSNSGRPPQLLSPLLGASLLGDLSSLTSSPGALPGLLQPPGPLLSGQLGLQLLPGGGAPPPLSEASSPLACLLQSLQQIPPEQPEAPCLPPESPASALEPEPARPPLSALAPPHGSPDPPVPELLTGRGSGKRGRRGGGGLRGINGEARPARGRKPGSRREPGRLALKWGTRGGFNGQMERSPRRTHHWQHNGELAEGGAEPKDPPPPGPHSEDLKVPPGVVRKSRRGRRRKYNPTRNSNSSRQDITLEPSPTARAAVPLPPRARPGRPAKNKRRKLAP, encoded by the exons ATGAATGGGGGCAATGAGAGCAGTGGAGCAGACAGAGCTGGGGGCCCTGTGGCCACATCTGTCCCCATCGGCTGGCAGCGCTGTGTGCGAGAGGGTGCTGTGCTCTACATCAG TCCAAGTGGCACAGAGCTGTCTTCCTTGGAGCAAACCCGGAGCTACCTCCTCAGCGATGGGACCTGCAAGTGCGGTCTGGAGTGTCCACTTAATGTCCCCAAG GTTTTCAACTTTGACCCTTTGGCCCCGGTGAccctgggtggggctggggtggggccagCATCAGAGGAGGACATGACCAAGCTGTGCAACCACAGGCGGAAAGCTGTTGCTATGGCAACTCTGTACCGCAGCATGGAGACCACCTGCTCACACTCTTCTCCTG GAGAGGGAGCGAGCCCCCAAATGTTCCACACTGTGTCCCCAGGGCCCCCCTCTGCCCGCCCTCCCTGTCGAGTTCCTCCTACAACTCCACTTAATGGGGGTCCTGGCTCCCTTCCCCCAGAACCACCCTCAGCTTCCCAGGCCTTCCCCTCTCTAGCAGGCCCTGGGGGGCTTTTCCCACCAAGGCTTCCTGACCCAGTCCCTTCTGGAGGCAGTAGCAGCCCCCGTTTCCTCCCAAGGGGCAATGCCCCCTCTCCAGCCCCACCTCCTCCACCTGCTATCAGCCTCAATGCTCCCTCATACAACTGGGGAGCTGCCCTCAGATCCAGCCTGGTGCCCTCTGACCTGGGCGCTCCTCCGGCCCCTCATGCCTCCTCCTCACCACCTTTAGACCCTCCTCTCTTCCACTGTAGTGATGCCTTAacaccccctcccctgcccccaagcAATAATCTCCCTGCCCACCCTGGTCCTGCCATTCAGCCACCAGTGTCTTCAGCCACTATGCACCTGCCCCTGGTCTTGGGGCCCCTGGGAGGGGCCCCCACAGTGGAGGGGCCTGGGGCACCCCCCTTCCTTGCTAGCAGCCTACTCTCTGCAGCGGCCAAGGCACAGCATCCCCCACTACCCCCTCCCAGCACTTTACAGGGCCGAAGGCCCCGTGCCCCGGTGCCCTCAACTTCCCACTCCTCATCACTTCGTCCCTCTCAGCGTCGTCCCCGCAGACCCCCTACTGTATTTCGATTGCTAGAAGGGAGAGGCCCTCAAACCCCTAGACGGAGCCGTCCTCGGGCCCCTGCTCCTGTCCCTCAACCCTTTTCTCTCCCAGAGCCATCCCAACCAATTCTCCCTTCTGTGCTGTCCCTGCTGGGACTCCCCACCCCTGGCCCTTCCCACTCTGATGGAAGCTTTAACCTTTTGGGGTCAGATGCacaccttcctcctcccccaaccctctCCTCAGGgagccctccccagcccaggCACCCTATCCAGTCCTCCCTGCCTGGGACCACCAGTGGCAGCCTCAGCAGTGTGCCAG GTGCCCCTGCCCCACCAGCTGCCTCCAAAGCCCCGGTAGTCCCCAGCCCTGTGCTTCAAAGCCCATCCGAAGGGCTGGGGATGGGGGCGGGCCCGGCCTGCCCTCTGCCTCCCCTGGCTGGTGGAGAGGctttccctttccccagcccGGAGCAGGGCCTGGCACTGAGTGGAGCTGGCTTCCCTGGGATGCTTGGGGCCTTGCCTCTCCCTCTGAGTCTGGGgcagcctccaccttctccaTTGCTCAACCACAGTTTATTTGGTGTGCTGGCTGGGGGAGGAGGACAGCCTCCTCCTGAGTCCCTGCTACCCCCACCAGGAGGACCTGGTCCTCCCCTAGCCCCAGGAGAGCCTGAAGGGCCTTCGCTTTTGGTGGCTTCCTTGCTTCCTCCACCACCCTCAGACCTTCTTCCACCTCCTTCAGCACCTCCCAGCAACCTCCTTGCCTCTTTCCTGCCCCTGTTGGCTCTGGGCCCCAcagctggggatggggagggatcTGCAGAGGGAGCCGGGGGTCCAAGTGGGGAGCCATTTTCAGGCTTGGGAGACCTGTCCCCCCTACTTTTCCCCCCACTTTCAGCCCCCCCTACCCTCATAGCTTTAAATTCTGCGCTGCTGGCTGCCAGCCTGGATCCCCCCTCGGGGACACCCCCCCAGGTGAGGATAGgg ccCTGTGTCCTGAGTGCCCCCCAACCTGGACCACCTACCTCCAGTGTCACCACGGCAACTACTGACCCGGGAGCCTCCTCTCTGGGCAAGGCCCCCTCCAACTCAGGGAGACCCCCCCAACTCCTTAGCCCTCTGCTGGGTGCCAGCCTGCTGG GTGACCTGTCTTCGCTGACCAGCAGCCCTGGAGCCCTCCCCGGCCTGTTGCAGCCTCCTGGCCCTCTTCTCTCTGGCCAGTTGGGGCTGCAGCTCCTCCCTGGGGGGGGAGCTCCTCCACCCCTCTCAGAGGCTTCTAGTCCCCTAGCCTGCCTGCTACAGAGTCTCCAG CAGATCCCTCCAGAGCAGCCAGAAGCCCCTTGTCTACCCCCTGAGAGCCCCGCCTCAGCCCTCGAACCAGAGCCTGCCCGGCCTCCCCTCAGTGCCTTAGCCCCACCCCACGGTTCTCCCGACCCCCCAGTCCCTGAGCTGCTCACTGGGAGGGGGTCAGGGAAACGGGGccggaggggaggagggggactTAGGGGCATTAATGGTGAGGCCAGGCCAGCCCGGGGCCGAAAGCCTGGCAGCCGGCGGGAGCCTGGCCGACTGGCCCTCAAATGGGGGACACGTGGTGGCTTCAATGGACAAATGGAAAGGTCCCCAAGAAGAACCCACCATTGGCAGCATAATGGGGAGCTGGCTGAAGGGGGTGCTGAGCCCAAGGATCCACCCCCTCCTGGGCCCCATTCTGAGGACCTTAAG GTGCCCCCGGGAGTAGTCAGAAAGTCTCGTCGTGGCCGTAGGAGAAAATACAA CCCTACGCGGAACAGCAATAGCTCCCGCCAGGACATTACCTTGGAACCCAGCCCTACAGCCCGA GCGGCTGTCCCTCTGCCTCCCCGGGCCCGCCCTGGCCGTCCTGCCAAAAACAAGAGGAGGAAACTGGCCCCATAG
- the MBD6 gene encoding methyl-CpG-binding domain protein 6 isoform X4 codes for MNGGNESSGADRAGGPVATSVPIGWQRCVREGAVLYISPSGTELSSLEQTRSYLLSDGTCKCGLECPLNVPKVFNFDPLAPVTLGGAGVGPASEEDMTKLCNHRRKAVAMATLYRSMETTCSHSSPGEGASPQMFHTVSPGPPSARPPCRVPPTTPLNGGPGSLPPEPPSASQAFPSLAGPGGLFPPRLPDPVPSGGSSSPRFLPRGNAPSPAPPPPPAISLNAPSYNWGAALRSSLVPSDLGAPPAPHASSSPPLDPPLFHCSDALTPPPLPPSNNLPAHPGPAIQPPVSSATMHLPLVLGPLGGAPTVEGPGAPPFLASSLLSAAAKAQHPPLPPPSTLQGRRPRAPVPSTSHSSSLRPSQRRPRRPPTVFRLLEGRGPQTPRRSRPRAPAPVPQPFSLPEPSQPILPSVLSLLGLPTPGPSHSDGSFNLLGSDAHLPPPPTLSSGSPPQPRHPIQSSLPGTTSGSLSSVPGAPAPPAASKAPVVPSPVLQSPSEGLGMGAGPACPLPPLAGGEAFPFPSPEQGLALSGAGFPGMLGALPLPLSLGQPPPSPLLNHSLFGVLAGGGGQPPPESLLPPPGGPGPPLAPGEPEGPSLLVASLLPPPPSDLLPPPSAPPSNLLASFLPLLALGPTAGDGEGSAEGAGGPSGEPFSGLGDLSPLLFPPLSAPPTLIALNSALLAASLDPPSGTPPQPCVLSAPQPGPPTSSVTTATTDPGASSLGKAPSNSGRPPQLLSPLLGASLLGDLSSLTSSPGALPGLLQPPGPLLSGQLGLQLLPGGGAPPPLSEASSPLACLLQSLQIPPEQPEAPCLPPESPASALEPEPARPPLSALAPPHGSPDPPVPELLTGRGSGKRGRRGGGGLRGINGEARPARGRKPGSRREPGRLALKWGTRGGFNGQMERSPRRTHHWQHNGELAEGGAEPKDPPPPGPHSEDLKVPPGVVRKSRRGRRRKYNPTRNSNSSRQDITLEPSPTARAAVPLPPRARPGRPAKNKRRKLAP; via the exons ATGAATGGGGGCAATGAGAGCAGTGGAGCAGACAGAGCTGGGGGCCCTGTGGCCACATCTGTCCCCATCGGCTGGCAGCGCTGTGTGCGAGAGGGTGCTGTGCTCTACATCAG TCCAAGTGGCACAGAGCTGTCTTCCTTGGAGCAAACCCGGAGCTACCTCCTCAGCGATGGGACCTGCAAGTGCGGTCTGGAGTGTCCACTTAATGTCCCCAAG GTTTTCAACTTTGACCCTTTGGCCCCGGTGAccctgggtggggctggggtggggccagCATCAGAGGAGGACATGACCAAGCTGTGCAACCACAGGCGGAAAGCTGTTGCTATGGCAACTCTGTACCGCAGCATGGAGACCACCTGCTCACACTCTTCTCCTG GAGAGGGAGCGAGCCCCCAAATGTTCCACACTGTGTCCCCAGGGCCCCCCTCTGCCCGCCCTCCCTGTCGAGTTCCTCCTACAACTCCACTTAATGGGGGTCCTGGCTCCCTTCCCCCAGAACCACCCTCAGCTTCCCAGGCCTTCCCCTCTCTAGCAGGCCCTGGGGGGCTTTTCCCACCAAGGCTTCCTGACCCAGTCCCTTCTGGAGGCAGTAGCAGCCCCCGTTTCCTCCCAAGGGGCAATGCCCCCTCTCCAGCCCCACCTCCTCCACCTGCTATCAGCCTCAATGCTCCCTCATACAACTGGGGAGCTGCCCTCAGATCCAGCCTGGTGCCCTCTGACCTGGGCGCTCCTCCGGCCCCTCATGCCTCCTCCTCACCACCTTTAGACCCTCCTCTCTTCCACTGTAGTGATGCCTTAacaccccctcccctgcccccaagcAATAATCTCCCTGCCCACCCTGGTCCTGCCATTCAGCCACCAGTGTCTTCAGCCACTATGCACCTGCCCCTGGTCTTGGGGCCCCTGGGAGGGGCCCCCACAGTGGAGGGGCCTGGGGCACCCCCCTTCCTTGCTAGCAGCCTACTCTCTGCAGCGGCCAAGGCACAGCATCCCCCACTACCCCCTCCCAGCACTTTACAGGGCCGAAGGCCCCGTGCCCCGGTGCCCTCAACTTCCCACTCCTCATCACTTCGTCCCTCTCAGCGTCGTCCCCGCAGACCCCCTACTGTATTTCGATTGCTAGAAGGGAGAGGCCCTCAAACCCCTAGACGGAGCCGTCCTCGGGCCCCTGCTCCTGTCCCTCAACCCTTTTCTCTCCCAGAGCCATCCCAACCAATTCTCCCTTCTGTGCTGTCCCTGCTGGGACTCCCCACCCCTGGCCCTTCCCACTCTGATGGAAGCTTTAACCTTTTGGGGTCAGATGCacaccttcctcctcccccaaccctctCCTCAGGgagccctccccagcccaggCACCCTATCCAGTCCTCCCTGCCTGGGACCACCAGTGGCAGCCTCAGCAGTGTGCCAG GTGCCCCTGCCCCACCAGCTGCCTCCAAAGCCCCGGTAGTCCCCAGCCCTGTGCTTCAAAGCCCATCCGAAGGGCTGGGGATGGGGGCGGGCCCGGCCTGCCCTCTGCCTCCCCTGGCTGGTGGAGAGGctttccctttccccagcccGGAGCAGGGCCTGGCACTGAGTGGAGCTGGCTTCCCTGGGATGCTTGGGGCCTTGCCTCTCCCTCTGAGTCTGGGgcagcctccaccttctccaTTGCTCAACCACAGTTTATTTGGTGTGCTGGCTGGGGGAGGAGGACAGCCTCCTCCTGAGTCCCTGCTACCCCCACCAGGAGGACCTGGTCCTCCCCTAGCCCCAGGAGAGCCTGAAGGGCCTTCGCTTTTGGTGGCTTCCTTGCTTCCTCCACCACCCTCAGACCTTCTTCCACCTCCTTCAGCACCTCCCAGCAACCTCCTTGCCTCTTTCCTGCCCCTGTTGGCTCTGGGCCCCAcagctggggatggggagggatcTGCAGAGGGAGCCGGGGGTCCAAGTGGGGAGCCATTTTCAGGCTTGGGAGACCTGTCCCCCCTACTTTTCCCCCCACTTTCAGCCCCCCCTACCCTCATAGCTTTAAATTCTGCGCTGCTGGCTGCCAGCCTGGATCCCCCCTCGGGGACACCCCCCCAG ccCTGTGTCCTGAGTGCCCCCCAACCTGGACCACCTACCTCCAGTGTCACCACGGCAACTACTGACCCGGGAGCCTCCTCTCTGGGCAAGGCCCCCTCCAACTCAGGGAGACCCCCCCAACTCCTTAGCCCTCTGCTGGGTGCCAGCCTGCTGG GTGACCTGTCTTCGCTGACCAGCAGCCCTGGAGCCCTCCCCGGCCTGTTGCAGCCTCCTGGCCCTCTTCTCTCTGGCCAGTTGGGGCTGCAGCTCCTCCCTGGGGGGGGAGCTCCTCCACCCCTCTCAGAGGCTTCTAGTCCCCTAGCCTGCCTGCTACAGAGTCTCCAG ATCCCTCCAGAGCAGCCAGAAGCCCCTTGTCTACCCCCTGAGAGCCCCGCCTCAGCCCTCGAACCAGAGCCTGCCCGGCCTCCCCTCAGTGCCTTAGCCCCACCCCACGGTTCTCCCGACCCCCCAGTCCCTGAGCTGCTCACTGGGAGGGGGTCAGGGAAACGGGGccggaggggaggagggggactTAGGGGCATTAATGGTGAGGCCAGGCCAGCCCGGGGCCGAAAGCCTGGCAGCCGGCGGGAGCCTGGCCGACTGGCCCTCAAATGGGGGACACGTGGTGGCTTCAATGGACAAATGGAAAGGTCCCCAAGAAGAACCCACCATTGGCAGCATAATGGGGAGCTGGCTGAAGGGGGTGCTGAGCCCAAGGATCCACCCCCTCCTGGGCCCCATTCTGAGGACCTTAAG GTGCCCCCGGGAGTAGTCAGAAAGTCTCGTCGTGGCCGTAGGAGAAAATACAA CCCTACGCGGAACAGCAATAGCTCCCGCCAGGACATTACCTTGGAACCCAGCCCTACAGCCCGA GCGGCTGTCCCTCTGCCTCCCCGGGCCCGCCCTGGCCGTCCTGCCAAAAACAAGAGGAGGAAACTGGCCCCATAG
- the MBD6 gene encoding methyl-CpG-binding domain protein 6 isoform X2 has product MNGGNESSGADRAGGPVATSVPIGWQRCVREGAVLYISPSGTELSSLEQTRSYLLSDGTCKCGLECPLNVPKVFNFDPLAPVTLGGAGVGPASEEDMTKLCNHRRKAVAMATLYRSMETTCSHSSPGEGASPQMFHTVSPGPPSARPPCRVPPTTPLNGGPGSLPPEPPSASQAFPSLAGPGGLFPPRLPDPVPSGGSSSPRFLPRGNAPSPAPPPPPAISLNAPSYNWGAALRSSLVPSDLGAPPAPHASSSPPLDPPLFHCSDALTPPPLPPSNNLPAHPGPAIQPPVSSATMHLPLVLGPLGGAPTVEGPGAPPFLASSLLSAAAKAQHPPLPPPSTLQGRRPRAPVPSTSHSSSLRPSQRRPRRPPTVFRLLEGRGPQTPRRSRPRAPAPVPQPFSLPEPSQPILPSVLSLLGLPTPGPSHSDGSFNLLGSDAHLPPPPTLSSGSPPQPRHPIQSSLPGTTSGSLSSVPGAPAPPAASKAPVVPSPVLQSPSEGLGMGAGPACPLPPLAGGEAFPFPSPEQGLALSGAGFPGMLGALPLPLSLGQPPPSPLLNHSLFGVLAGGGGQPPPESLLPPPGGPGPPLAPGEPEGPSLLVASLLPPPPSDLLPPPSAPPSNLLASFLPLLALGPTAGDGEGSAEGAGGPSGEPFSGLGDLSPLLFPPLSAPPTLIALNSALLAASLDPPSGTPPQVRIGPCVLSAPQPGPPTSSVTTATTDPGASSLGKAPSNSGRPPQLLSPLLGASLLGDLSSLTSSPGALPGLLQPPGPLLSGQLGLQLLPGGGAPPPLSEASSPLACLLQSLQIPPEQPEAPCLPPESPASALEPEPARPPLSALAPPHGSPDPPVPELLTGRGSGKRGRRGGGGLRGINGEARPARGRKPGSRREPGRLALKWGTRGGFNGQMERSPRRTHHWQHNGELAEGGAEPKDPPPPGPHSEDLKVPPGVVRKSRRGRRRKYNPTRNSNSSRQDITLEPSPTARAAVPLPPRARPGRPAKNKRRKLAP; this is encoded by the exons ATGAATGGGGGCAATGAGAGCAGTGGAGCAGACAGAGCTGGGGGCCCTGTGGCCACATCTGTCCCCATCGGCTGGCAGCGCTGTGTGCGAGAGGGTGCTGTGCTCTACATCAG TCCAAGTGGCACAGAGCTGTCTTCCTTGGAGCAAACCCGGAGCTACCTCCTCAGCGATGGGACCTGCAAGTGCGGTCTGGAGTGTCCACTTAATGTCCCCAAG GTTTTCAACTTTGACCCTTTGGCCCCGGTGAccctgggtggggctggggtggggccagCATCAGAGGAGGACATGACCAAGCTGTGCAACCACAGGCGGAAAGCTGTTGCTATGGCAACTCTGTACCGCAGCATGGAGACCACCTGCTCACACTCTTCTCCTG GAGAGGGAGCGAGCCCCCAAATGTTCCACACTGTGTCCCCAGGGCCCCCCTCTGCCCGCCCTCCCTGTCGAGTTCCTCCTACAACTCCACTTAATGGGGGTCCTGGCTCCCTTCCCCCAGAACCACCCTCAGCTTCCCAGGCCTTCCCCTCTCTAGCAGGCCCTGGGGGGCTTTTCCCACCAAGGCTTCCTGACCCAGTCCCTTCTGGAGGCAGTAGCAGCCCCCGTTTCCTCCCAAGGGGCAATGCCCCCTCTCCAGCCCCACCTCCTCCACCTGCTATCAGCCTCAATGCTCCCTCATACAACTGGGGAGCTGCCCTCAGATCCAGCCTGGTGCCCTCTGACCTGGGCGCTCCTCCGGCCCCTCATGCCTCCTCCTCACCACCTTTAGACCCTCCTCTCTTCCACTGTAGTGATGCCTTAacaccccctcccctgcccccaagcAATAATCTCCCTGCCCACCCTGGTCCTGCCATTCAGCCACCAGTGTCTTCAGCCACTATGCACCTGCCCCTGGTCTTGGGGCCCCTGGGAGGGGCCCCCACAGTGGAGGGGCCTGGGGCACCCCCCTTCCTTGCTAGCAGCCTACTCTCTGCAGCGGCCAAGGCACAGCATCCCCCACTACCCCCTCCCAGCACTTTACAGGGCCGAAGGCCCCGTGCCCCGGTGCCCTCAACTTCCCACTCCTCATCACTTCGTCCCTCTCAGCGTCGTCCCCGCAGACCCCCTACTGTATTTCGATTGCTAGAAGGGAGAGGCCCTCAAACCCCTAGACGGAGCCGTCCTCGGGCCCCTGCTCCTGTCCCTCAACCCTTTTCTCTCCCAGAGCCATCCCAACCAATTCTCCCTTCTGTGCTGTCCCTGCTGGGACTCCCCACCCCTGGCCCTTCCCACTCTGATGGAAGCTTTAACCTTTTGGGGTCAGATGCacaccttcctcctcccccaaccctctCCTCAGGgagccctccccagcccaggCACCCTATCCAGTCCTCCCTGCCTGGGACCACCAGTGGCAGCCTCAGCAGTGTGCCAG GTGCCCCTGCCCCACCAGCTGCCTCCAAAGCCCCGGTAGTCCCCAGCCCTGTGCTTCAAAGCCCATCCGAAGGGCTGGGGATGGGGGCGGGCCCGGCCTGCCCTCTGCCTCCCCTGGCTGGTGGAGAGGctttccctttccccagcccGGAGCAGGGCCTGGCACTGAGTGGAGCTGGCTTCCCTGGGATGCTTGGGGCCTTGCCTCTCCCTCTGAGTCTGGGgcagcctccaccttctccaTTGCTCAACCACAGTTTATTTGGTGTGCTGGCTGGGGGAGGAGGACAGCCTCCTCCTGAGTCCCTGCTACCCCCACCAGGAGGACCTGGTCCTCCCCTAGCCCCAGGAGAGCCTGAAGGGCCTTCGCTTTTGGTGGCTTCCTTGCTTCCTCCACCACCCTCAGACCTTCTTCCACCTCCTTCAGCACCTCCCAGCAACCTCCTTGCCTCTTTCCTGCCCCTGTTGGCTCTGGGCCCCAcagctggggatggggagggatcTGCAGAGGGAGCCGGGGGTCCAAGTGGGGAGCCATTTTCAGGCTTGGGAGACCTGTCCCCCCTACTTTTCCCCCCACTTTCAGCCCCCCCTACCCTCATAGCTTTAAATTCTGCGCTGCTGGCTGCCAGCCTGGATCCCCCCTCGGGGACACCCCCCCAGGTGAGGATAGgg ccCTGTGTCCTGAGTGCCCCCCAACCTGGACCACCTACCTCCAGTGTCACCACGGCAACTACTGACCCGGGAGCCTCCTCTCTGGGCAAGGCCCCCTCCAACTCAGGGAGACCCCCCCAACTCCTTAGCCCTCTGCTGGGTGCCAGCCTGCTGG GTGACCTGTCTTCGCTGACCAGCAGCCCTGGAGCCCTCCCCGGCCTGTTGCAGCCTCCTGGCCCTCTTCTCTCTGGCCAGTTGGGGCTGCAGCTCCTCCCTGGGGGGGGAGCTCCTCCACCCCTCTCAGAGGCTTCTAGTCCCCTAGCCTGCCTGCTACAGAGTCTCCAG ATCCCTCCAGAGCAGCCAGAAGCCCCTTGTCTACCCCCTGAGAGCCCCGCCTCAGCCCTCGAACCAGAGCCTGCCCGGCCTCCCCTCAGTGCCTTAGCCCCACCCCACGGTTCTCCCGACCCCCCAGTCCCTGAGCTGCTCACTGGGAGGGGGTCAGGGAAACGGGGccggaggggaggagggggactTAGGGGCATTAATGGTGAGGCCAGGCCAGCCCGGGGCCGAAAGCCTGGCAGCCGGCGGGAGCCTGGCCGACTGGCCCTCAAATGGGGGACACGTGGTGGCTTCAATGGACAAATGGAAAGGTCCCCAAGAAGAACCCACCATTGGCAGCATAATGGGGAGCTGGCTGAAGGGGGTGCTGAGCCCAAGGATCCACCCCCTCCTGGGCCCCATTCTGAGGACCTTAAG GTGCCCCCGGGAGTAGTCAGAAAGTCTCGTCGTGGCCGTAGGAGAAAATACAA CCCTACGCGGAACAGCAATAGCTCCCGCCAGGACATTACCTTGGAACCCAGCCCTACAGCCCGA GCGGCTGTCCCTCTGCCTCCCCGGGCCCGCCCTGGCCGTCCTGCCAAAAACAAGAGGAGGAAACTGGCCCCATAG